The Salvelinus namaycush isolate Seneca chromosome 37, SaNama_1.0, whole genome shotgun sequence sequence gtgagagagaggtgtCTCAGTTGCTTGGTTTGGATGATAACCTTCATGAACACTACAGTACGTTTTGGATTGGATATCTTTTTCCTCAGCACCTGAAACAAAGATTGTAGACTTTAATAGAAACTTCTATCGAACTTCTATCGAAAAGGTATTTTAATGCttttatatattttcttgtttGAATCGCCTGATTTTCCTGAAGCAGTTTAGACTGCAAAATGTACTTGCTCAACAGCCAATCTTTTCACAGAGACTGGAACTTGCACTAAAGGCATCAATGCTTTTTAGTAGTGGTAGAGACTGTAAGGGATGGACTGTGTCACAACAATGGAAACTGGCCTCGCACCGCCAATGACCTGGTATCCTGCCTGGATAAAACACTTTTGGAATTGTTCAGAAAGTCAGAATGATAGCACATGTGCTGCAGTGGATTCTCACTTAAGCAGTGTTAGAATGATGCCTTGATTACAGGGCAGCAGACTCAGACAGGTATATTGCATCTGGAGAATGCTGCTGTCCTTTAACTGCCTTCAGTAGGGTCTGTTTGTTCTTCAGGGAGAAATTGAAATAATAGTCACCACAATCTCCATCAACCTTTTCTCTTATCAGTATTTTTCATTAACCTGCATCATGTGACTCAGttatatttatactgaacaaaaatataaaacgcaacatgtaaagtgttggtcccgtgtttcatgaaatcccagaaatgttctatacgcacaaaaagcttatttttctaaaatgttgtgcacaaatttgtttacattcatgTTGGTGGGCATTTtagcctttgtcaagataatccatccacctaagaagtgtgtcatatcaagaagctgattggaagcatgatcattacacaggtgcaccttgtgctgaggacaatgaaaggacactctaaaatgtgcagttgtcacacaacacaatgccacagatgtctcaagttttgagggagtgtgcaattgtcatgataactgcaagaatgtccaccagagctgttgccagagaattcaatTCTCTGCCATAAGcaacctccaatgtcgtttttgagaatttggcagtacgtccaaccagcctcacaaccgcagttcgcatgtaaccacgccagcccaggacctccacatccggcttcttcacctgcgggatatTCTGGGAGTggggtatttctgtctgtaataaagcccttcttgtgggaaaaacaaattctgattgtcTGGGTCTGGCTTCCCATTGGTTGAGCCTGGCTCcgaagtgggtgggcctatgtgctcctaggcccacccatggctgctcccctgcccagtcatgtgaaatccatagattagggcctaatgaatttatttcaattgactgatttccttatatgaactgtggCTCAgaaaaatcttttaaattgttgcatgttgcgtttatatttgtgttcagtatagctaccaaaaacaagaaatggaataTCAAGAATCTCATTGATTATATTTATTGATGGAAGGTTCTACACAGGATTTGTAACGTTTTGTTCGTTCAGATAAACAGACCAAAGTTGTCAGAAAGTGAAAGATTTTTCACTGCTATTTTATGGCCATAAAACCTTTTGTGTCCTGCCTTTGTTCAACCAAAGCATGTATTTGTGTTGATGTATGCCAAGATATGCCTTTAAAGTACTTCTAGGCCTAATTAAATAATAGGTAATTAATTAAATTGGTGCCTTAATTTTGAAGTACTGACAAAGATTACAAACCCCACAGAAAAAAACGGCTTTCATTTGTTGATTTTCTCAGTACATTCCTGCTTCAATGCGCCTCTTGTCAGCCAAAGTGATGTATCTACTGCAATTTAAGATTGTGTGTTAGTAAAGTGAGAAAACAAAAAGCCTCATGCTCATGCAAAAAGCCTCATGTCACACAGGATGACTTCATTGGCTGTATTAAATGTGTCCAGTAGGACACCTAGTGAACTTTCTGGGTACTACGTGCATTTGCAGTCCATCCATGTTGATGTAGGGCCTGTAACTGGTTTACTTCACCAAATGATATATCCAGAATATAGCGGTTTATAAAACAAATGTGTTGTTTTATATGTTTATTTATGTCTAATTTGGGACACTTATAAAACACACATGAGGGTCTCTGCTTCTCCTCAAGCTCCTAATGGTAATCAAGTGAGTTATAATGGTTGTTttagtggggggggggttgttatgtAAAATGATGTGCTTTCCAAATGCTGTATGTATGTTATAACTATTCCAAAGTTTGCCAAGAATTAAACCGTTTTTATAAAATCTGTATGATCCTTAGATCTATTGTATAATGTGGCCAAGCAATTATTTGAATGAAAGTGTGCTACCCATCCACCAGTAGTTGGTCATTTACATACATACACTATCATACAAGAAAAAAATGACATTCTGACGCCACCCGGGGGCGGGTATAAACCCTCCTGCGAGTTCGTGAGTACCAGTCTCGAGCCCCACGCAGCATCCGAGATATAATAGCATCATTGAGTTTGGCGTATAGAGAGCGAATAGACCATATGAAAAGAGGAAGACAATCATTATTTATTAACCTGTGAGCTCAATTACTGGATATTTGGTTGAAGTATCGTTACTCATTCTCTATGGATATAAAATAGGGACAAACCATCTTTATAGTCTTTCATTTACCCTTTTTATCTGGGCGGCCAGTAAAGCATCCTGCGTTAATTCTCAAAATGGCTGAGATTACAGAATTACGACCTGCATATGGTAAGTAGCAGACATTTTCCGGAATTATTTGGCATTTTGTTTATTGTGTCGTCAGACGTTAACGTTATATGATGTCTTGTATTTACATTACgcaaaatgttaaaataatgccCATTCGTTTTAGAAATAAGGCCATATGAGAGTGAACACACCCAAATAGCATTATTAAGTTTATTGCTATCATCAAAGATTGCCAAATGTAAATTTGACATTTATTCATTACCATGGCCTATGTTAATGTAAATAGCATCGAATGTAATTTGGAAATTGAACGAAACTGATTACACAGGCCTGTTCAACAGAGATAGTAACATTACTAGGCACAGACGTcaatcaattcaacgtctattccacgttggttcaatttaatttcattgaaatgacgtgaaaacaacgttgattcaaccagtgtgtgcccagtgagaGCCTATTATTACAGTATTTGCTATTATGAAATTATTTGTTTTCAATCAGTGAGTAATTTGGTCCAACATCATAATAATTGTAGGCCTATTCTATCAAAATATATTGAGTACTGCGGCCCATTCGCAACATTGTCACTTCTCCCCGTGGTCTTCAATGTGCGGGAAGGATGGGGTGGATAGGATGACGTGATGTCTATTCCTGCATAAGCATCGCCAGCCCCCGTTCCTTTGTTTTTGTTAAAGCAAGCATCCCTGAACTAGGAGCTTGGCCAAATGGACATATTTTCATTGGATCAGACCTCGAGCTTTAAATGAAGATCCCTGAACAGTAGTTTAATGCCACATTGCCATAATAAGACGTGTAGTGCTCTGAAGGCAGGGGGTGTTGGTGACCCAAACAGTGCCAGACCCTCTCAGCAAGTGACATGAATAGGTGATGGGGAATGGGGAGGGTTATGGATATTATATCATCAGAAGAATAGGACAACCCAAGTGCAGAAACAAAACGGATTGTTCTAAACCCTAAAAACCAAGGAAATATAAAGCAATAAGCATATTAACACTGCCAGGAATGGGCCTGTAACCTATTGGAGTTGATTAATGTCCATGCGGAAGAGGAGGCTTTTGTTAATAAATGCATTCTCACATTTCTtggttgatttaagattaaaCCATCAAGAGCATCTAAACATTGAACTGCTTGAAGAACCTCATTACAACAAGCAGTTGGCCTTTCATCTCAAACAGGCTCAAGATAAACAGTTGTGCAATCAAGGCTTGAGTGTTAGAGATGtgttattgcaaacagaatgttGGCCCTGAGCCTGCCGGATGCAGCAGAACATTTCATGGCAGCAAAGAAACAAGAGAGTACTGGAGTTGGATATCTGCAATTTAGCCTAACAGGCCCCAGAAACCCAGATTACAGCCAGTGATCTAATCTGGGTCACTCATCAGGATTAAGACACATCTGGTCCACATCACAATCTGAGTTCTGCAAATCAACTGAATCTTATTTTCACAGGCAGTATACAATAAGACATGTTGCCAATGCAGACAGATTGTCTCTCAGTGCTCCATGGTCACTCAGCACTGTTTCCCAGGCTGGTGGATGATGGGGTTTATGCTGTACCAATCGGTGCCAGGCAGAAAGAAAGACAGTCAGTTGGTCAGAAGTTGGATAATTTTGCATTCTTCAAACACCAGAAACAGCTTTTTcttgcaatctagagccatagtCATTATGACTAATTATATGTCAAAACTATGTCTATTTTTCTGCATAAATTATCTAAGCATATCTTCTTACCTCCTAATCTCCTTATCTAAGCATATCTCCTTACCTGTTCAATTGTCATTTTAATTAAGGATGCACATTGATTCTTTAAGAACCATTTTGCCTTAGAAGTTTAGTACAACTGCCACACGGGCATATAGTATAATAACCCAATAATTAAAGCAATTTTAGTCAGTTATGTATCTATTTATTGTCATTTGAGTTTTGAAAAGAACAATCAAAATGTCTGTCAATCTTTGCATGCATAACTCTGTCTATGAACAGTGGTTACATTTCCCCAGCCCAATTACTCAGTTTATCAAACAAAGTGGCAGGGTCAGGCACTGGAAAtggctaaaatcaaatcaaacactgtgtgtgtcactctacactctctcctcctccactgacgATACCTCACACACTAGAGTATCTAGCGTCCTGCCGAGGCATCTCTTTGCTCTGTGCACCTTGGAAGGAACCACTTACTAGGGGAGAATAGGTAGGAGGGTACACTTTGCCTCATCCAGTCAGTGTGACCCCTGCGCAAAGTACCGCTAACATATCTTTTTATAAATAATTTTTAAACATGACAAATCTTAGGGGGCACATGCCTTTGTGTCCCCTATAGGCATGATGCCACTGACAGTATCTGTGCATATTTATACAAGAAGGATATCTTGAACTCGGCATGTATGGTTAGATATAATTGCATAATTCCTTGCAAATCAACCTGAGCTCTTTTTCTTGATGAAGGATCGGAAATGGGTTATGCAGAAGGCTAAAAGATGGAACCCACAGAAAAAAATCTCTTTAAAGTTATCCACAGAAAAAACAACTGAACTGAGGAGATTGGCATTGTGTCTAATTAAGTAGAGGGTATTTTTGGTTCTGTTAATCAGTACACTCAATTTATGCTTTTACTTAACACAATTTGTGGACAATGCCTGGACCCACTGAAGTGGAAGATTTGAGAGCTCACTACTGCCATCCCCCTGGGGTATGTTTCCGGGGCAACGGGCTCAGCTGGCATTAAGCTCCTTCCAAAATCTGACATCATCCTCCTGGTATCCCTACCCAGAATGCCAATGAACAACAACAGGAAGGAAGGGCACAGTATTTTGTTGAGACAGACAgttgaaggagggagaggagagacagacagacaaagacagatgaaaatggagacgggagagagatagagaaaaacAGACGTAATATAAATATAGTTCGATAACTGAGGTAAAGAGGGTGAAAGAtagagtgtgtgcatgcatgtgtgcctCGTGCATCACATATGTGCATGCTCATGCACATTCACTGTATAGACCGACAAGTTTACCAATTGGAGTATGGTGACATGTTCCGAAGGACAGCGCAGCTAGGGAAATGTTCCCTGTGGTGGGGTGAAGGGGGGGGAAGGCAACAATGCGTCTCTTTTCAGGGGCTTGGCCAAACAAAGGGCCCTCTCCCGGCCCTCCCGCACCGCTGCAGCAGGCTCTGTCCACTGAGTCCCATTACAGCTGGGATCAGCACAGTCAGCCTTACCATGTGCGCACAGCACATAGTCACAGTCTCTCACTCACCACTAGCATCAAATGAGTTGGTGGgggctcacacacacagtcacacatagaTTCATGCATACCTGCATGTGCACAGACACTTAGACCCTCACCCCtcgcacatacacatacacagagacacacacacagagacagggtaTGGGGCTATACCTCCCAGACACATTGAGACAGACAATACACGACCTAGTCTGGTGTAATGACCAGCCCTGGAACATGGTCTGTCTGCTAGATAAAGCACACCGGATCAATTAAGGGAGGCAAATGACTACTGACTTAAATAAAgaggtggactgtgtgtgtggatgtgtttaaCTATAGTAAATTaacagtaaaacattttttatcaactggggacattttgttggtccccacaaggtcaaatgctatttctagggggtttagggttaaggttagaattagttttatggttagaattaggtttagggttaggagctagggttagggttaaggtttttgttttagggttagggttaaggttaaggttaggttttagggttagggttaaggttagggttagtgtaagGGTtcgggttagggaaaataggattttgaatgggactgaattgtgtgtccccacaaggttagttgtacaagtctctgtgtctgtgtgtgtgtgtatgcagcctgacctggctgtgtgtgtttccACAGACTGCTCCCCATGCTCCTTTTTACCCTCCAGAGTCAGACAGCCATAGTTGCACTTGCatgcagtgcgtgtgtgtgtgtgtgtgtgtgtgtgtgtgtgtgtgtgtgtgtgtgtgtgtgtgtgtgtgtgtgtgcgtgtgcgtgtgcgtgtgtgtgtgtttgtgtggtgtgggCGGCTGACATTTAAGCAGCCTGGTGACACCTGGTTGAATGACGTCCATATTGCTCATGTCTTTCCCACTCACACCTTGCCTTGTGCTCTGTGACACTGTAGTGAAGTCACTCCTGCTGTATGGCACAGTCACAGTGTTGAGTCACAGTGGAGTGGAGTCACCCTGGGTGGTGTGGTCACACGACTTACATTATTTAGCCTACCTGACAATAATGAGCCACTGGAGGGCAGTTACATGATTTCCTATTTGATGTTCAGTACTGCATCACTTGGTTTCAGTTCAAGGCTGAGCTAAATGCAACCGACAGTTTGACTATCCACTTTATTTAGAGACTCCAGTATGAATATTTCTTACACCAGACATTGCAAACACATCCCAGTCTAGACTGTGCAAAGGCGTTACCTCATTCTATCTTCCCCTCTCTTTTAGACATGTCACCGGTGCTGGCCGGTTTTATCGGTGCAGCGGCTCTGGTGGTTGCCGTGGTGATCCTGGTTCTCCTGTGGTCCTTCTGCCAGCGTCGCAACCTCCGGGTGATGGGCCGCTACAAGCTCCATGGCGATCAGTACACCGACTCGGCTGAAGACCCGCCCTACAAGTTCATCCACATGCTGAAGGGCATCAGTATCTACCCAGAGTCCCTCAGCAGCAGCAAGAGGATAGTACGGGTGGCCAGGCGTGCTGggtggcagggggagagagacagagagaggggtggtggaCGCGGGATGGTCCTGGTGGATGCTGAGAACAACATCCTGGATGCTCCTACCCATCTCCAGATGAGCCACCTGGTGCCCCCTGCTGGCCAGCCCAGAATGGAGCGGGCACTGCCCGTCAGGGCCGACTACTGCTCTCTGGATAGCTCAGCTACCAGTAGCGAGAACAGCAGTAAGACCGTTTCACCTTTCACCCCTGCGTCCTCCGACCCAGAATCAGAGCCTGAAGCCAGCCTGGGCTCCCTCAGCCTGGCTTTAGACTACAACTTCCCTAAGAAGGCCTTGGTGGTGACCATCGTTGGAGCCCATGGCCTGCCTGCAGTAGACGAACAGGGGAACAGCTCCGACCCCTACGTGAAGATGACCATCCTCCCTGAGAAGAAGCACCGGGTGAAGACCAGAGTCCTGAGGAAGACGCTGGAGCCGGTGTTTGACGAGACATTCACGTTCTATGGCGTGGCCTACAGCTCGCTGCCCGAGCTCACGCTGCACTTCCTGGTGCTCAGCTTCGACCGCTTCGCCCGAGATGATGTCATAGGGGAGGTGGTGGTCCCGCTGACAGAGTTGGAACCCAGCACGGGGCGGGTGCACATCACCCAGCAAATCAGCAAGAGGAACATGCAGGTGAGGAAGGGGGGGCGACCTACACATGTTTAAAAGCATGAACAGACAATTCCGACATATCAATCATTCTTAGAAGTAGGGGCacggctcacacacacacacacacacacacacacacacacacacacacacacacacacacacatggaattgAGCGCAGTGCAGTACACAGAGGGGGTTGTCTGACAGGAAGGTCAATGTGTCTCTATTGATTCGGTCCCCATTCAAGTCTTAACTGCAGCCAAACTGAGGAGGCAGAAACAACGCCTCCATGTAATCTCTCAATGCAGCCATCCATCCATCAGGCTCCATCACAGCCACACGTTAGCATGTGAGTGTGTACCCAACTCGGACTCACCAAGaacttgttttgttttttgttcctACATGTACCTGTGGCACTAGTCCTCACTGTGTGGCCATTGTGTATAACCCATCTGCTGTTCAATATAAGAAGGGATTGATATGTTTTGTATGGATGCAATGCAGGGGTTATTACTTCCTCATTGAAAGAAGACTTCTGATCGTAAAAACGGATAGTGTTCCTCAGTACTCATTGTGGAGGGCAAGGTATTGCAGTAGCATGGGGGAAGTCGATACACCATGCATGGGAATCAACCTCATAAGTGACTattgcctcccgggtggcgcagtggtctagggcactgcatcgcagtgctagctgcgccaccagagtctctgggttcgcgcccaggctgggctgggttcgcgcccaggctctgtcgcagtcggccacaaccgggaggtccgtggggcgacgcacaattggcatagcgtcgtccgggttagggagggtttggccagtagggatatccttgtctcagtatgtaaaaaaaaaaaaaaaaaaaatgtaataaaatgtatgcactctactgtaagtcgctctggataagagcgtctgctaaatgactaaaatgtaaatgtaaaatgtaggaTACTAAGTTGCAGGTGTATTAAAACTACACTAGAATGAGAAGAGAACTTTGGCTCACTGTAGTGGCGTCAGGGCACATTTCTGTGGCTAAGCTTTCGGTCAAACAACCTTCATCAAAGCAATGTCATTTTCTTGCTTATTGAAATAATCCATCATAAGCATACCAATCACCAGGACACTCACCTAGGGATTTTTCTCAGCAAATCCTCATTTTATAATCATTAGATTAGAAACTGCCCTTTTAGTGATGGGTTGGAATAATATGAAATCAATTGCAAGTCAGTGAATATGAGAAAGTGCATGTGTGTGCTGGTCTGTAGCATCATACATCATGTCTACCTACTGTCACCTGTATTAATGTATACAGTACCAATATCTGATTTACATTCATATGGATATACAGTGTAAAGGCCAGACATGACAGATTTTGTTCACAGTTTATCTGATTAATTGTTTCATTTCCTTGCTCTTACTATGCAGAACACCTAGATTATACAAACCGCTATACTGTATACGTTGTGCTGTTTCTCACAGAAACACTAAAAGAACCACACTAGTCTGTTTCCACACGCAGATATGtatggtatatttaagcaataaggcctgagtgggtgtggtatatggccaatataccacggctaagggctgttcttaggcaagcCGCAATGTGCCTGGATGCAGCCCTTAGCCGAGGTATAATGGCCGTATACCACAAACCACAAATACCACAAACTTATTGCTATAATAAACTGGTtaacaacgtaattagagcagtaaaaataaaggttttgacatacagccaatcagcattcagggcttgaaccacccagtttataattgtgcATGTAGAACAAGGTTGGCAAATAGATAATTCCAAAGACTGTTGAGTTTTATTGTCTTGGCAGTTGGTGCCCAATTACTCTTTTAATCTATGACTGTACGATTATGGCTGCTTCATTGTTGTATTGTGTCTTAAAGGCTGAGTAGGTGGGTTTGATGATTGTTCCTTTTGAATGAGTCAATAGTTAAAtcctctatgtgtctgtctcttccTGCAGTGCGAGAGCCGTGGGGAGCTGTTGGTGTCTCTGTCCTACCAGCCTGTCTCCCACCGCCTCAGTGTGGTGGTGCTGAAGGCCAAACACCTGCCCAAGATGGACATCTCTGGCCTGTCTGGAAGTGAGTTCAACCActgtgtatgtcagtgtgtgcgtgtgtgcctgtgGACAATTTAAAAAAGCGGAGCTTGTGCAGATGTCCCCTTTACATATGACAATATTCCAAAATGTCCTTCTCTCCCTTAGACCCATATGTGAAGGTCAATGTGTTCTACGGACGCAAGCGCATCGCCAAGAAAAAGACGCACGTGAAGAAGTGCACGTTAAACCCCGTCTTCAACGAGTCCTTCATCTACGACGTGCCCCCCGAGCTGCTCCCTGAGATCTCCGTGGAGTTTGTGGTGGTCGACTTTGACCGTACCACTAAGAACGAGGTGGTGGGGCGTCTGCCCCTCGGCCTGCACAGCCCCTGTCCCTCTGGCGCCGCCCACTGGCGGGAGGTCTGCGAAAACCCCCGTCGGCAGATCTCAAAGTGGCACAATCTCAGTGAATACTAGCTCCTCACACCACCTAATGCATATAGTTCTACCTGTGTatagggggaggtggaggaggggaagagagggactTCTTTCCGAGAGAGTGGCTTTTCCTCATGCCATACTTTCTCTTGTGAATAATACCAACAAAAAATGAACAACATTCCTGGTGGGACTTGTACAGTGGACTTTACAGTGGTTAAGGTTCAATTACAGGATCGAATCAAAGTAACAAACATGCATACAGATAAACATACACATATATAACCCACACCACTACAGAATGATAGAGACACTCAGTCTCAGCATTTGGGTAAGagtaatgaaaaaaaaaaaaattgtttgttAACCAGAATCTGACTAGAATCACACATTCAAGGCTGTTATGAATTATTGTCTGGCCATGTTGTATGAAGTTTAGGCGACAGGATACATGcaaatgctttaaaaaaaagaacTTCAAAATCCTCCCCTTGCCATTATTGTACTTCAATTCATCGCATGTCTGAATTAAACAGAaatatcatcaaatcaaatgtagtaAGGAAACAGAAGTATTGCTTATATTGATAGTGagaatttttttctctctcttaaaATGAGAACATCTCATGCAACCGACTCTCTGTTGCAGTTTCTCTAAAGGTAGCAACAAATAGGACAGCTAGAAATTTCTACCCATGAAATGTTTTGGGGCCTAACTGTTGTCGTTTAGTGGCATTACCATATTTGATGACAAGCTCTGTATCTAACATGAAAACCAtcaaggtttcaaaccaattgaTGCTTTGTTGTTAAGACAAATGTGATTTCACTGCAAATATATTTATTTGGGGTCCATTTTTACAACAAATTCGGTCTGAAAATATGAATGTAATAAACAACCACAACATTATTACATGGAAACATGTGATCACAAGAAATAGGACATCTTCTCACACTGTGGCATTAAAAAAGCATTCACCACAGTATAAGCGAATTACTGAAATATCACTGCAGCAGGTTAGTCTTAGTACTGTAATAACCAGGTAATAACACATGCTAGTTAGGAGCTTGTAGTGCCAGAAGATGttctttgaaagtcactgatatTATTGTGAAAATTGGTTTTGACATGAAGAGTTGTAAAGGGTCATGTTTTGCTGTGTGGTTTCCTAAAGGTTTATACAGTATGTTCCACTATTTTGGCCTTTGCTGACATGCTCATCTTTTAGGACTCGGTTCAATCCGAATCACCGAAGTTCTGCGCTATAGCGCGCTTGAAATGTAAACGTAATTTTTTattgagctgacatatgcagcatttaccgtgaatgcagtcttcGCGAActtgggaacattgcctttacattgcctttacatttcaatAGCGCTGAACTTgagcgatacggattgaatcgagcGCTTCGTGTATTTTTATCTCTTTCATTTGGCTAATTTCAAGAATATATTGTATAAAAGAACAGTACTTTATATCTTGAAGGCAACAATTTTCTATAGTGAATAGCCTCACAGGTTGAAGCTCCTGTATGTTGTTGGtgatactctgtgtgtgtgtgtgaagactgCAGAGCCCAGGTGCACTGTTTAGAACAATGTAAGTGGTGATGGGGTTCAGAGCAGGACATGGCAGTGGGGTGGCTACTGCTAGCTTCTGGCTTGGCTAGGCTTTTGACCTGAAGGATGAGACAGGTGGGCAAACCCACTGTCACTAACCGCTCCAtcctgtcttcctcctctttttctctcgttctctcactctctctgaccCTCCTTCGCACTTTCTTTCTAGCTCTCTCTTTAGTCCCTTATTCCCTCAATCTCCTTcgttctctcctg is a genomic window containing:
- the LOC120031527 gene encoding synaptotagmin-11-like, whose protein sequence is MAEITELRPAYDMSPVLAGFIGAAALVVAVVILVLLWSFCQRRNLRVMGRYKLHGDQYTDSAEDPPYKFIHMLKGISIYPESLSSSKRIVRVARRAGWQGERDRERGGGRGMVLVDAENNILDAPTHLQMSHLVPPAGQPRMERALPVRADYCSLDSSATSSENSSKTVSPFTPASSDPESEPEASLGSLSLALDYNFPKKALVVTIVGAHGLPAVDEQGNSSDPYVKMTILPEKKHRVKTRVLRKTLEPVFDETFTFYGVAYSSLPELTLHFLVLSFDRFARDDVIGEVVVPLTELEPSTGRVHITQQISKRNMQCESRGELLVSLSYQPVSHRLSVVVLKAKHLPKMDISGLSGNPYVKVNVFYGRKRIAKKKTHVKKCTLNPVFNESFIYDVPPELLPEISVEFVVVDFDRTTKNEVVGRLPLGLHSPCPSGAAHWREVCENPRRQISKWHNLSEY